The following proteins come from a genomic window of Saccharomyces mikatae IFO 1815 strain IFO1815 genome assembly, chromosome: 7:
- the RPS2 gene encoding 40S ribosomal protein uS5 (similar to Saccharomyces cerevisiae RPS2 (YGL123W); ancestral locus Anc_6.129), whose amino-acid sequence MSAPEAQQQKRGGFGGRNRGRPNRRGPRNTEEKGWVPVTKLGRLVKAGKITTIEEIFLHSLPVKEFQIIDTLLPGLQDEVMNIKPVQKQTRAGQRTRFKAVVVVGDSNGHVGLGIKTAKEVAGAIRAGIIIAKLSVIPIRRGYWGTNLGQPHSLATKTTGKCGSVTVRLIPAPRGSGIVASPAVKKLLQLAGVEDVYTQSNGKTRTLENTLKAAFVAIGNTYGFLTPNLWAEQPLPVSPLDIYSDEASVQKKRF is encoded by the coding sequence ATGTCTGCTCCAGAAGctcaacaacaaaagaGAGGTGGTTTCGGTGGCCGTAACAGAGGTCGTCCAAACAGAAGAGGACCAAGAAACACCGAAGAAAAGGGATGGGTTCCAGTTACTAAGCTAGGTAGATTAGTTAAGGCTGGTAAGATCACCAccattgaagaaatctTCTTGCACTCTTTGCCAGTCAAGGAATTCCAAATCATTGACACTTTGTTGCCAGGCTTGCAAGACGAAGTCATGAACATCAAGCCAGTTCAAAAGCAAACCAGAGCCGGTCAAAGAACCAGATTCAAGGCTGTTGTCGTTGTTGGTGACTCTAACGGACATGTTGGTTTGGGTATCAAGACTGCTAAGGAAGTTGCTGGTGCCATTAGAGCCGGTATCATTATTGCCAAGTTGTCCGTCATCCCAATTAGAAGAGGTTACTGGGGTACTAACTTGGGTCAACCACATTCTTTGGCTACCAAGACCACCGGTAAGTGTGGTTCCGTCACTGTTAGATTGATCCCAGCCCCAAGAGGTTCTGGTATCGTTGCTTCTCCAGCTGTTAAGAAGTTGTTGCAATTGGCTGGTGTTGAAGATGTCTACACCCAATCTAACGGTAAGACTAGAACTCTAGAAAACACCTTGAAAGCTGCTTTCGTTGCTATTGGTAACACTTACGGTTTCTTGACTCCAAACTTGTGGGCCGAACAACCATTGCCAGTTTCTCCATTGGACATTTACTCCGATGAAGCTTCTGtccaaaagaagagattCTAA
- the NAB2 gene encoding mRNA-binding protein NAB2 (similar to Saccharomyces cerevisiae NAB2 (YGL122C); ancestral locus Anc_6.130) — MSQEQYTENLKVIVAEKLAGIPNFNEDIKYVAEYIVLLIVNGGTIESVVNELATLFDSVSRDTLANVVQTAFFALEALQQGESAENIVSKIRMMNAQSLGQSDIAKQHQEEQQQQQQQQQQQEAQAQAQAQAQAQAQAQVQQPLTQPLAPNTMQVDPHTASAPISAFSGVVNAAAPPQFAPIDNSQRFTQRGGGAIGKNRRGGRGGNRGGRNGNSTRFNPLAKALGMAGESNTSFVPTKKEGRCRLFPHCPLGRSCPHAHPTKVCNEYPNCPKPPGTCEFLHPNEDEELMKEMERTREEFQKRKADLLAARRKPVQTGIVLCKFGALCSNPSCPFGHPTPANEDAKVIDLMWCDRNLTCDNPECRKAHSSLSKIKEVKPISQKKAVPPPVEKSLEQCKFGTHCTNKRCKYRHARSHIMCREGANCTRIDCLFGHPINEDCRFGVDCKNLYCLFRHPPGRVLPEKKTAEPNSNGPTNERPFALPENANIENAPSQVSFPHQEQDTEMN, encoded by the coding sequence ATGTCCCAAGAACAATATACAGAAAACCTGAAGGTTATTGTGGCCGAAAAACTGGCTGGCATACCAAACTTTAACGAAGATATCAAGTACGTTGCGGAGTACATTGTCTTGTTAATTGTCAATGGTGGTACTATTGAATCTGTTGTCAATGAATTAGCTACTCTGTTCGACAGTGTTTCGAGGGATACGCTAGCAAACGTTGTTCAAACAGCCTTTTTTGCTCTAGAAGCTCTACAACAAGGAGAAAGTGCTGAAAATATTGTATCCAAGATCAGAATGATGAATGCCCAGAGTTTGGGGCAATCGGACATTGCGAAACAGCACCAAGAGgagcaacagcaacagcaacagcaacagcaacagcaagaAGCCCAAGCCCAAGCTCAAGCCCAAGCCCAAGCCCAAGCTCAAGCTCAAGTTCAACAACCACTAACTCAACCTCTGGCACCGAACACAATGCAGGTAGATCCTCATACAGCTTCTGCCCCTATATCGGCTTTCTCTGGTGTCGTAAACGCCGCTGCCCCCCCTCAATTTGCACCTATTGACAACAGCCAGAGGTTCACTCAACGTGGCGGAGGCGCTATTGGAAAGAACCGTAGAGGTGGTCGTGGTGGGAACCGTGGAGGACGCAATGGTAACTCTACCCGGTTCAACCCACTAGCCAAAGCACTAGGTATGGCTGGTGAAAGTAATACGAGCTTTGTTCCAACCAAGAAAGAAGGGCGTTGTAGGTTGTTCCCTCACTGTCCTCTAGGTAGATCATGTCCACATGCCCACCCAACTAAAGTGTGTAATGAATATCCGAACTGTCCAAAGCCTCCAGGGACTTGTGAATTTTTACATccaaatgaagatgaagaattgaTGAAGGAAATGGAAAGAACTCGTGAAGAATtccagaaaagaaaagccgATTTATTGGCTGCAAGAAGGAAGCCGGTTCAAACCGGTATTGTTTTGTGTAAATTTGGTGCTCTATGTTCTAACCCATCATGTCCATTTGGTCATCCTACGCCAGCTAATGAAGATGCAAAAGTCATTGATTTAATGTGGTGTGATAGAAACTTAACCTGTGATAATCCTGAATGTAGAAAGGCACACTCTTCTTTATCTAAGATCAAGGAAGTAAAGCCGATAAGTCAAAAGAAAGCAGTTCCTCCTCCGGTCGAAAAATCTCTGGAACAATGTAAGTTTGGTACACATTGTACTAACAAACGTTGTAAATATAGGCATGCTCGTTCTCACATTATGTGTCGTGAAGGAGCAAACTGTACTAGAATCGATTGTTTGTTTGGTCATCCAATCAATGAAGATTGCAGATTTGGTGTAGATTGTAAAAACCTCTATTGTCTATTTAGACATCCTCCAGGAAGAGTGCTTccggaaaagaaaactgcTGAGCCAAATTCTAACGGTCCTACCAACGAAAGACCATTTGCGCTGCCAGAAAATGCAAACATTGAAAATGCCCCTTCACAAGTCAGTTTTCCCCATCAGGAGCAAGATACGGAAATGAATTGA
- the GPG1 gene encoding Gpg1p (similar to Saccharomyces cerevisiae GPG1 (YGL121C); ancestral locus Anc_6.131), with amino-acid sequence MFYLSDIEERASAGIAPRYNFCEVLLFSNTQENLVTVVGELHMLTDRVVRYKIEPESREIITTTLPSLLAVLLEKRNEARRLYRDVLSMKMSELNWDIDDLFTQLQEELTRTDDTLSMYPRRRSFH; translated from the coding sequence ATGTTTTATCTAAGTGACATTGAAGAACGAGCCTCGGCGGGAATTGCACCAAGATATAATTTCTGCGAAGTTTTGTTGTTCTCTAATACTCAGGAAAACCTTGTAACCGTCGTCGGAGAATTACATATGCTGACCGATCGTGTCGTTCGCTACAAGATTGAGCCAGAATCAAGGGAAATTATTACCACAACACTACCATCTTTGTTAGCGGTTTTGctagagaaaagaaatgaggCAAGACGCTTGTACAGGGATGTactttcaatgaaaatgtCAGAACTGAATTGGGATATCGACGATTTATTCACGCAGTTACAGGAGGAGTTAACAAGAACTGACGATACCCTTTCCATGTACCCTAGGAGAAGGTCCTTTCACTAG
- the PRP43 gene encoding DEAH-box ATP-dependent RNA helicase PRP43 (similar to Saccharomyces cerevisiae PRP43 (YGL120C); ancestral locus Anc_6.132): MGSKRRFSSEHPDPVETSIPEQAAEIAEELSKQHPLPSEEPLVHHDSGEFKGVQRHRTTAEQAQKLEDGKVNPFTGREFTPKYVDILKIRRELPVHAQRDEFLKLYQNNQIMVFVGETGSGKTTQIPQFVLFDEMPHLENTQVACTQPRRVAAMSVAQRVAEEMDVKLGEEVGYSIRFENKTSNKTILKYMTDGMLLREAMDDHDLSRYSCIILDEAHERTLATDILMGLLKQVIKRRPDLKIIIMSATLDAEKFQRYFNDAPLLAVPGRTYPVELYYTPEFQRDYLDSAIRTVLQIHATEEAGDILLFLTGEDEIEDAVRKISLEGDQLVREEGCGPLSVYPLYGSLPPHQQQRIFEPAPESHNGRPGRKIVISTNIAETSLTIDGIVYVVDPGFSKQKVYNPRIRVESLLVSPISKASAQQRAGRAGRTRPGKCFRLYTEEAFQKELIEQSYPEILRSNLSSTVLELKKLGIDDLVHFDFMDPPAPETMMRALEELNYLACLDDEGNLTPLGRLASQFPLDPMLAVMLIGSSEFQCSQEILTIVAMLSVPNVFIRPTKDKKRADDAKNIFAHPDGDHITLLNVYHGFKSDEAYEHGIHKWCRDHYLNYRSLSAADNIRSQLERLMNRYNLELNTTDYESAKYFDNIRKALASGFFMQVAKKRSGAKGYITVKDNQDVLIHPSTVLGHDAEWVIYNEFVLTSKNYIRTVTSVRPEWLIEIAPAYYDLDNFQKGDVKLSLERIKEKIDRLNELKKDKTKKKSKHSKK, translated from the coding sequence atggGTTCCAAGAGAAGATTCTCGTCAGAGCACCCTGATCCAGTTGAAACTTCTATTCCTGAGCAGGCCGCTGAGATTGCCGAAGAATTATCAAAACAGCATCCTCTTCCATCCGAAGAACCGCTAGTACATCATGACTCTGGTGAATTCAAGGGCGTGCAACGTCACCGTACTACAGCAGAGCAAGCGCAAAAGCTTGAAGATGGAAAGGTAAATCCATTTACCGGAAGAGAGTTCACACCAAAATATGTCGATATCCTGAAAATTAGAAGAGAATTGCCGGTACATGCCCAGAGAGATGAATTTCTGAAGCTTTAtcaaaacaatcaaatcaTGGTTTTTGTTGGTGAAACTGGTTCTGGTAAGACGACACAAATTCCTCAATTTGTGTTGTTCGATGAGATGCCACACTTAGAGAACACTCAGGTGGCATGTACTCAACCTCGTCGTGTCGCCGCGATGTCTGTTGCGCAAAGAGTTGCTGAAGAAATGGATGTTAAATTGGGTGAAGAGGTCGGTTACTCTATCAGGTTCGAGAACAAAACTTCAAATAAGACGATTTTGAAGTATATGACTGATGGTATGTTGTTGAGGGAGGCAATGGATGATCATGATTTGTCGCGTTATTCTTGTATCATTTTAGATGAAGCACATGAACGTACTCTAGCTACCGATATTTTGATGGGTCTTTTGAAGCAAGTGATCAAGAGAAGACCTGACTTGAAGATCATTATCATGTCCGCTACTCTTGACGCGGAAAAGTTTCAACGCTACTTTAATGACGCCCCGCTACTTGCAGTTCCAGGTAGAACATATCCAGTTGAGTTATATTATACGCCAGAATTCCAAAGAGACTATTTAGACTCTGCCATTCGCACTGTTTTACAAATCCATGCTACGGAAGAAGCTGGTgatattttgttatttttgactggtgaagatgaaatcGAGGACGCTGTGAGAAAGATTTCTTTAGAAGGTGATCAATTGGTTAGAGAGGAGGGATGCGGACCACTGTCTGTATACCCATTATATGGTTCATTACCACCGCATCAACAGCAAAGAATCTTCGAACCTGCTCCAGAGTCACATAATGGTAGGCCAGGCAGGAAAATCGTCATTTCCACCAACATAGCCGAAACATCGTTAACAATTGATGGTATTGTGTATGTCGTTGATCCTGGATTCTCAAAGCAGAAGGTTTACAACCCTAGAATTAGAGTTGAATCTTTACTAGTTTCCCCCATCTCCAAAGCTTCTGCGCAACAAAGAGCTGGTCGTGCTGGTCGTACAAGACCAGGTAAGTGTTTCAGATTATACACTGAAGAGGCATTCCAAAAGGAGCTGATAGAACAAAGTTATCCAGAAATTTTACGTTCTAATTTATCTTCCACTGTTCTagaactaaaaaaattaggCATTGATGACTTGGTTCATTTCGACTTTATGGATCCACCTGCTCCAGAAACAATGATGAGAGCTCTTGAGGAGCTGAATTATCTAGCATGTTTAGATGACGAGGGTAACCTGACACCTTTGGGTAGACTGGCATCCCAGTTCCCCTTGGATCCTATGTTAGCTGTGATGCTAATTGGGTCTTCTGAATTTCAATGTTCCCAAGAAATATTAACTATAGTGGCCATGTTATCAGTCCCAAATGTATTTATTCGCCCAACAAAGGACAAAAAACGTGCAGACGATGCCAAAAATATATTTGCTCATCCAGATGGTGACCATATCACCTTACTAAACGTATATCATGGCTTCAAATCAGATGAAGCTTATGAACATGGCATCCATAAATGGTGTCGTGACCACTACCTAAATTACAGATCACTTTCCGCTGCTGATAACATCCGTTCTCAATTGGAAAGATTAATGAACCGTTACAATCTGGAGTTAAACACTACAGACTACGAAAGTGCTAAATACTTCGATAACATTAGAAAGGCCCTTGCCTCCGGGTTCTTTATGCAGGTagcaaagaaaagatctgGTGCTAAAGGATACATCACAGTGAAGGATAACCAAGATGTTCTAATCCACCCTAGTACAGTTCTTGGCCATGACGCAGAATGGGTCATTTATAATGAATTTGTCCTCACATCAAAGAATTATATAAGAACTGTTACCTCGGTTAGGCCTGAATGGCTAATTGAAATAGCGCCTGCATACTACGACTTGGacaattttcaaaaaggtgACGTCAAATTGTCGTTAGAAAGAatcaaggaaaaaattgatagaTTAAATGAGttaaagaaagataaaaCTAAGAAGAAGAGTAAGCACTCGAAAAAATAG
- the COQ8 gene encoding protein kinase COQ8 (similar to Saccharomyces cerevisiae COQ8 (YGL119W) and YBR230W-A; ancestral locus Anc_6.133), protein MATNIVNLSNFRRLCLSSRTLRITQNLRVLPVPSISVSKKYTTKSAKESKDNLDEKHGQEKKNALKSSSVPTSRISRLFHYGSLAAGVGMNAAAKGISEVAKGNSPTWKSLILSDSNIDKITNKFSKMRGVALKIGQILSFQDEKVLPKELYEILSRVQNSANHMPQRQLERVMARELGADWNAKFSRFDKVPMAAASIGQVHAAELLDGQRVVVKIQYPGVKESIDSDLNSLLMLLTASSLLPKGLFLEKTIANARTELKWECDYNREARALQKFETLLKDDPVFEVPHVFSEYTTSNIITMTHMEGIEIMKLPNASQETKNFISENIMRLCLEEIATFKYMQTDPNWANFLYNGKTNKIELLDFGASRPFADDFILRYRKLLTYATLKDRKGAYEMSVQLGYLTGLESQSMKDAHVDSVLTLGEPFRGDIDKPFDFKDQTVSDRIRGNIGLMLDERLCPPPEETYSLHRKFSGIFLLCARMGASVHCAKLFKEIFAYKV, encoded by the coding sequence ATGGCTACAAATATAGTAAATTTGAGTAATTTCAGGAGGTTGTGTTTGTCGTCTCGTACCTTGAGGATAACGCAGAACTTAAGGGTTTTGCCTGTCCCTTCGATATCGGTGAGCAAGAAATATACGACAAAATCTGCCAAAGAGAGTAAGGACAATTTGGATGAGAAACATgggcaagaaaaaaagaatgcaTTAAAAAGTTCCAGTGTACCAACTTCACGAATATCGAGATTATTCCATTATGGTTCATTAGCAGCAGGGGTTGGGATGAATGCCGCCGCAAAAGGTATATCGGAAGTTGCCAAAGGAAATTCTCCCACTTGGAAGTCGTTGATCTTGTCTGATTCAAATATTGACAAAATAACGAATAAATTCTCCAAAATGAGGGGTGTGGCTTTAAAAATAGGGCAAATATTATCTTTTCAGGATGAGAAAGTACTTCCAAAGGAGTTATACGAAATTTTGTCACGAGTGCAGAACAGTGCAAATCATATGCCCCAAAGACAATTAGAAAGGGTTATGGCCAGGGAATTGGGCGCTGATTGGAATGCCAAATTTTCCAGATTTGATAAAGTGCCAATGGCAGCGGCTAGCATTGGGCAGGTGCATGCGGCAGAACTACTTGATGGTCAAAGGGTAGTGGTCAAGATTCAATATCCTGGTGTTAAAGAATCTATTGATTCGGATTTGAATAGTTTACTAATGTTACTTACAGCCTCAAGTTTATTACCGAAGGGTTTATTTTTAGAGAAGACAATTGCCAATGCAAGAACCGAGTTAAAATGGGAATGTGATTACAATAGGGAAGCTAGGgcacttcaaaaatttgagaCATTACTGAAGGATGACCCAGTTTTTGAGGTTCCTCATGTGTTTTCCGAGTACACAACTAGTAATATTATAACCATGACACATATGGAGGGAATTGAAATAATGAAGTTGCCCAATGCATCAcaagaaaccaaaaattttatatcAGAAAATATCATGAGACTATGTTTGGAGGAAATTGCCACATTCAAATACATGCAAACAGATCCTAATTGGGctaattttttgtataacggcaaaacaaacaaaattgAACTATTAGATTTTGGAGCATCCAGACCTTTTGCagatgattttattttgcgGTATAGGAAACTTTTAACATACGCCACTTTAAAAGATCGTAAAGGCGCATACGAGATGTCTGTGCAATTGGGCTACTTGACTGGCTTAGAGTCGCAATCCATGAAAGACGCTCATGTCGATAGTGTGCTTACATTGGGTGAACCTTTTAGGGGTGATATCGATAAACCATTTGATTTCAAGGATCAAACTGTTTCAGACAGAATTAGAGGCAATATTGGACTAATGTTGGATGAGAGGTTGTGTCCACCGCCAGAGGAGACTTACTCATTACATAGAAAATTTAGCGgcattttccttttgtgTGCAAGAATGGGTGCTTCTGTTCATTGTGccaaacttttcaaagagaTCTTTGCCTATAAAGTTTAA
- the ARO5 gene encoding Aro5p (similar to Saccharomyces cerevisiae YGL117W; ancestral locus Anc_6.134), whose translation MEQISIKDLESDQGKAYMVNTLKNLVCKSLLEFVDIQIECFMYPDEPQNFTRVFKGNKISSESSDKDSKAKSYPFSLGVGHSALFPLIYIRQKTNFLLSLDGSKRIPTELVNDFNVKFESIGEVYKSLISLYHSYLALNCKNINYQKFLGNLVSQNNFMLEILHRYVAIASSMAEGSGDVNTLVNSANKFIEDTALFFKRVMSNSNAYTEYHLMKQGINRNRSEETLVELEFRTLNVSDIRLDDEFDDFLQHRKSSLKIIHRRLI comes from the coding sequence ATGGAACAGATTTCAATCAAAGATTTGGAAAGCGATCAAGGAAAAGCCTATATGGTCAATACATTAAAGAACCTCGTTTGTAAGAGCCTTTTAGAATTCGTGGATATTCAAATTGAATGTTTCATGTATCCAGACGAACCACAAAATTTTACAAGAGTTTTCAaaggaaacaaaataaGCAGTGAATCATCCGATAAAGATTCAAAAGCGAAAAGCTACCCATTTTCATTGGGTGTTGGACATTCCGCTCTGTTTCCTTTAATTTACATAAGGCAAAAAACCAACTTTTTATTGTCCTTGGACGGATCGAAACGTATACCAACGGAACTCGTTAATGATTTTAACGTGAAATTTGAAAGCATCGGTGAGGTCTATAAGAGCCTCATTAGTCTGTATCATTCATATCTGGCTCTCAATTGCAAAAACATAAACTACCAAAAGTTTTTGGGAAACTTGGTCTCTCAAAATAACTTCATGCTGGAGATCCTTCACAGATATGTAGCCATTGCATCATCAATGGCAGAAGGTAGTGGGGATGTCAATACACTGGTCAATAGTGCAAAtaaatttattgaagataccgcattatttttcaaacgCGTAATGAGTAATTCCAACGCTTATACAGAATATCATCTCATGAAACAAGGCATCAACAGAAATCGGAGCGAAGAAACATTAGTTGAACTTGAATTCAGAACACTGAATGTTTCAGATATTCGTCTCGACGACGAATTCGATGACTTTCTGCAGCATAGGAAATCCTCTCTCAAAATAATTCATAGAAGGCTTATATGA
- the CDC20 gene encoding ubiquitin-protein transferase activating protein CDC20 (similar to Saccharomyces cerevisiae CDC20 (YGL116W); ancestral locus Anc_6.135): MPESSREKGNAAISGNRSVLSIASPTKLNILSSDWSRKQGKVSKHSLKRSNSLNIRSTKSTSLQSSANSIYTRPKITIGAPPLIRRDSSFFKDEFEAKKDKPTFSAYSSRSYPTIGPDNVVSQSSLSQPTTSREPDEQFTVAADRYIPILQGASQNKVDPETLHEALPPPNASPISHLRAQTKIVFKQNVAEACGLDMNRRILQYMPEPPKCSSSRQKSYILKKRTHYSYQQEQKIPDLIKLRKINTNPERILDAPGFQDDFYLNLLSWSKKNVLAIALDTALYLWNATSGDVSLLTDFENTTICSVTWSDDDCHISIGKEDGNTEIWDVETMSLIRTMRSGLGVRIGSLSWLDTLIATGSRSGEIQINDVRVKQHIVSTWAEHTGEVCGLSYKSDGLQLASGGNDNTVMIWDTRTSLPQFSKKTHSAAVKALSWCPYSPNILASGGGQTDKHIHFWNSITGARVGSINTGSQVSSLHWGQSYMSTSGGTMNKEIVATGGNPENAISVYNYETKFKVAEVVHAHEARICCSQLSPDGTTLATVGGDENLKFYKIFDPRGTGKPREKGQLMDGMLGMIGKEGCGTHDKENCSKNSNEIHTRRPSSTSQFLIR; the protein is encoded by the coding sequence ATGCCAGAAAGCTCTAGAGAAAAGGGAAACGCGGCAATCAGCGGTAATCGCTCTGTACTTTCTATTGCATCCCCAACAAAGCTGAACATACTATCTTCGGATTGGTCTAGAAAGCAAGGTAAGGTTTCTAAacattctttgaaaagatcgAATTCATTGAACATCAGAAGTACCAAAAGTACCAGTTTGCAATCCTCTGCCAATTCTATATACACAAGGCCTAAAATTACAATTGGTGCACCACCTTTAATTAGGCGAgactcttcttttttcaaagatgaaTTCGAAGCCAAGAAAGACAAACCAACTTTTTCGGCATATTCCTCACGTTCATATCCAACAATTGGACCTGACAATGTTGTTTCTCAATCATCTTTATCCCAACCAACCACGTCCAGAGAACCAGATGAACAATTTACAGTAGCGGCTGACAGATACATTCCCATTTTACAGGGAGCTTCGCAAAATAAGGTCGATCCTGAAACTTTGCACGAGGCATTACCTCCTCCTAATGCGTCCCCAATCTCGCACTTAAGGGCGCAAACTAAGATAGTATTCAAACAAAATGTTGCTGAAGCTTGTGGATTAGATATGAACAGAAGAATATTACAATACATGCCTGAGCCACCGAAATGCTCCTCCTCAAGACAAAAAAGCTAcatattgaagaaaaggacaCATTATAGCTACCAACAGGAACAAAAAATTCCTGATTTGATTAAACTAAGGAAGATCAATACAAATCCAGAACGAATTCTTGATGCACCTGGTTTCCAAGATGACTTCTATTTAAACTTGCTAAGTTGGTCCAAAAAGAATGTCTTAGCTATCGCACTAGATACTGCATTATATCTGTGGAATGCCACTTCCGGGGATGTTTCATTGTTAACTGACTTCGAAAACACCACGATATGCAGTGTTACTTGGTCTGATGATGATTGTCATATCTCAATCGGTAAAGAGGATGGGAACACAGAAATTTGGGACGTGGAGACCATGTCATTGATTAGAACTATGCGGTCAGGCTTAGGAGTACGCATTGGCTCATTATCTTGGTTAGATACCTTAATCGCAACGGGCAGTCGTAGTGGAGAAATTCAAATTAATGATGTCAGAGTTAAACAACACATTGTGTCTACATGGGCAGAGCACACAGGTGAAGTTTGTGGTTTGAGCTACAAAAGTGACGGATTACAACTTGCATCTGGTGGTAATGATAACACTGTAATGATTTGGGACACTAGAACTTCTCTACCTCAGTTCTCAAAGAAAACGCATAGTGCTGCTGTGAAAGCTCTAAGCTGGTGTCCTTACTCACCCAATATCTTAGCCTCTGGAGGTGGTCAAACAGATAAACACATTCATTTTTGGAATAGTATCACAGGTGCAAGGGTTGGTTCAATCAATACCGGATCCCAAGTGAGCTCTTTACATTGGGGCCAAAGTTATATGTCCACAAGTGGCGGTACGATGAATAAAGAAATCGTTGCAACAGGAGGTAATCCAGAGAATGCCATCTCTGTCTATAATTACGAAACAAAATTCAAGGTTGCTGAAGTTGTCCATGCTCATGAAGCAAGAATATGCTGTTCTCAATTATCCCCGGATGGAACCACGCTGGCTACAGTAGGAGGTGATGaaaacttgaaattttacaaaatatttgatcCAAGAGGTACAGGAAAACCTAGAGAAAAAGGACAATTGATGGATGGTATGCTAGGGATGATTGGCAAGGAAGGTTGTGGAACACATGACAAAGAGAACTGTTCCAAAAACTCGAACGAAATCCATACAAGACGCCCTTCCAGCACAAGTCAGTTTTTGATCAGGTAA
- the SNF4 gene encoding AMP-activated serine/threonine-protein kinase regulatory subunit SNF4 (similar to Saccharomyces cerevisiae SNF4 (YGL115W); ancestral locus Anc_6.136), which translates to MKPVQDSQEKVSIEQKLAVESIRKFLNSKTSYDVLPVSYRLIVLDTSLLVKKSLNVLLQNSIVSAPLWDSKTSRFAGLLTTRDFINVIQYYFSNPDKFELVDKLQLDGLKDIERALGVDQLDTASIHPSRPLFEACLKMLESRSGRIPLIDQDEETHREIVVSVLTQYRILKFVALNCRETHFLKIPIGDLNIIAQQNMKSCQMTTPVIDVIQMLTQGRVSSVPIIDENGYLINVYEAYDVLGLIKGGIYNDLSLSVGEALMRRSDDFEGVYTCTKNDKLSTIMDNIRKARVHRFFVVDDVGRLVGVLTLSDILKYILLGSD; encoded by the coding sequence ATGAAACCTGTGCAGGATTCCCAAGAAAAGGTTTCCATTGAACAAAAACTAGCTGTAGAGTCGAtaagaaagtttttgaattcaaaaacatcTTATGATGTGCTACCTGTTTCCTACCGTTTAATTGTCTTAGACACCTCGTTGCTAGtgaagaaatcattgaaTGTGCTTTTGCAAAATAGTATCGTCTCTGCGCCATTGTGGGATTCTAAGACTTCCAGATTTGCGGGACTACTAACCACCAGAGATTTCATTAATGTCATCCAGTACTATTTCTCCAATCCAGATAAATTCGAGTTAGTAGACAAATTACAACTAGATGGATTAAAGGATATAGAGCGGGCTCTCGGTGTTGATCAACTAGATACAGCTTCCATTCATCCATCTAGACCATTATTTGAGGCATGTCTTAAGATGTTGGAGTCAAGAAGCGGTAGGATACCACTGATTGACCAAGACGAAGAGACTCATAGAGAGATTGTGGTTAGTGTTCTCACACAATATAGAATCTTGAAATTCGTTGCTTTAAATTGCAGGGAAACTCATTTTCTGAAGATCCCAATCGGGGACTTAAATATTATTGCGCAAcaaaatatgaaaagcTGTCAAATGACAACCCCAGTCATAGACGTCATTCAAATGCTTACTCAAGGTCGTGTTTCCTCTGTCCCCATTATTGACGAAAATGGCTACTTAATTAACGTATATGAAGCATATGATGTTCTGGGCTTGATAAAAGGGGGCATCTACAACGACTTGTCATTAAGCGTAGGAGAAGCGCTCATGAGAAGAAGTGACGATTTCGAAGGTGTTTATACGTGCACTAAGAATGATAAATTATCTACTATTATGGACAACATCAGAAAAGCAAGGGTACATAGATTCTTTGTTGTAGATGATGTCGGACGGTTAGTCGGTGTCTTGACCCTAAGCGATATCCTGAAATACATCCTTCTGGGTAGCGACTAA